Part of the Rhodobacteraceae bacterium M385 genome is shown below.
ATCTTGGCCGGCCACCAGACGGAATGACACTTTTGCCGTAGCCTGCGCCGGGATCACGGTTTTAAAGCCGGGGTCGGTATAGCCGCCGATCACTCCGTGAATTTCACAGCTGGGACGGGCCCAGACCTGCTCCATAATCGAATAGGCGCTTTCGCCCGCCGGGATGCTGAGGCCCACATCCCCAAGGAAGCCCTCTTGATCAAACGGCAGGCTTTGCCATTGGGCGCGGATTTCTGGGGCGAGGTCTTGCACCCCGTCATAAAACCCCTCAATCGCCACGCCGCCATCCGCTGTGCGCAGGCTCGAAAGCGCGTCCGAGGCCACTTGCAGTGCGTTGCGTGCGGCGTTGCCAAACATGCCGGAATGCAGGTCACGGTCGGCGGTTGTGATGGTAAACTCTTCACCTACCATGCCGCGCAACATGGTGGTGATCGCGGGGGTTTCGCGGTCCCACATATCGGTGTCACAGACCATCATCACGTCGGCGCGCAGCTCTTCTTTCGTTGCCTCAAGGAAAGGGCCGAGGCTTTTGGAACCGGATTCCTCTTCGCCCTCAAACAACATAGAGACCTTGATCGGCAGGCGGCCCGTGACGGCTTTCCAAGCGCGACACGCCTCCACGAAGGTAAGTAGCTGGCCCTTGTCGTCCGACGCGCCGCGCCCGGTGATATGGGTGTCACCATCGGGGGCGGGCACAAGGGTAGGTTCAAAGGGGTCCGTGTTCCACAGATCCAGCGGGTCCACCGGTTGCACATCGTAGTGGCCGTAAAACAGAACATGGGGGCCATCGGCACCTTTGTTGTGGCCCACCACCATCGGGTGACCATCGGTGGCACGCACCGAGGCGTCAAAGCCCAATTCGCTCAGCTGATCGGTCAGCCAGACCGCCGCTGCTTTGCAGTCATCGGCGTGGGCGTCCACGGTCGAGACCGAGGGGATGCGGATAAGCTCAAACAGACGCTCCAGGCTGTCGTCCATATGGGCATCGGCGTGGTCAAGGACGGCTTGCAGATCGTTCATTGGGTTACTCTTTCGCGGCTCGGGCCGCATCAATGGCGGCGATTTCGGAACGGAACTGACCGGCGACTTGGTTGGCATCGGCCAACACGGCGGCAGGCTCCAGTGTTTCGACAAGGCGGTCGCGCATCAGCCAGTTGCCCGCGACCATCACGTCGCGCACATCATCGGGCTTGGTGGCAAACACGAGGACGGAATAGGGATCGTAGATCGGCTGCATTCGCGGCGCAGACAGGTCCACGCGGATCAGGTCGGCTTGCTTGCCGACTTCCAGCGACCCGGTGACATCATCAAGGCCCAGAACCTGCGCGCCCTCCAGGGTCGCCATGCGGATCACATCGCGGGTGGGCAATGGCTTGCGAGAGCCGCCAAGAACCTTGGCAAAGATCGACACCACTCCGAATTGAGAGAACAGATCGAGGGTGTTACCGCTCATCGGGCCATCGGTGGCGATGCCCACGGGAATGCCCGCGCGGCGCATGTCATCGACCCTCGCCATGCCGCGCCCCGCCTTGCCGTTGGAGCGCGCGTTATGGGCCACGCGCGTGCCGGTGCGCGCCAGCGTCGCAATGTCGGCATCATCCACCAGAAGGCAATGGGCGGCGATGGTGCCAGGTTTCAGCAGGCCCGCTTGCTCGCAAACAGCGGTGGTGCTTTTGCCGTGAGTTTTCATGGCCCAAGCGGCCTCTGGCTCGGTCTCGGCCAGATGGATTTGGATGCGCGTCTCGGGGTGGGCTTCGTGCCAATCCACGACCCGTTCCAGCACCGCCATTCCCGTTGAATAGGGCGCGTGCGGCGCGATGGAGGCGGTTACAAGGGGCATGTCGGCGCAATGATCGGCCAGCGCGTCACACAGGGCAAAGCCTTCGTCAAAATCGCGGTGATCGGGGGGATCGAAATCGGCCAGCGTTTGCCCGACAACGCCGCGCATACCCGATGCGCCAATGACATCGGCCACCTCGGTTTCGTGGTAGTACATATCGGCGACGCAAGTGACGCCGCCCATAATCATTTCCAACGCCGATAGGGCAGAGCCAGCGCGGACCATCTGGGGCGACACGAACTTGCGTTCCAGCGGCAGCATGTAGCGGAACAGGCGGTCGTCCACATCTTCGCCGAGGCCACGGAATAGGGACATGGCCATGTGGCAATGGGGGTTCACCATGCCCGGCATGACGATATCGCCACCCATATCGCGGACCTCAGCGCCCGGCGCGTCGGGCGGGGTGCCGTCGCCGAGGGCGGCGATCTTGCCGTCCTCGATCAGGAGCCAGCCGCGTGGGTGCTCGGTCATCGCGGCGTCCACCGCGATGATCCATGCGTTTGTCAGAAGGGTTTTCATTCCGGCTGCAAGATCGCGCATTGGTCCGGGTTGGGGACCAAAACGGCGCCCGTGCCGGGCTCAAACGGGGTCGCGAGCGATCCGTTAGCCAACAACTGCGTACCCGCAAAGGCGCATTGATATTGATACGCTCGGCCCAGATAGGTGCGCAGCCCCAAGGTGGCGGGCAACCCTTCGGCCCCTTCCGCCTTGGTAACGGTCAATCCGTCCGGGCGCGTGGCAAGGATGAACGCATCAGGAATAGCCCCCAAACGGTCTTGCGACAGCGAAAGCGTTGTACCGTCATTGGCAACGGCTGTGACCATCTCGCCGTCGCGGGATTGCACCTTCAGCTCAATCAGGTTCTCGAACCCTACAAACCGCGCTACAAAGCTGTTGGCGGGCCGTTGGTAGAGGGTTTCGGGCGTGTCCAATTGCATGATCCGGCCCTGGTTCATGATCGCCACCCGGTCCGAGATCGAGAACGCCTCTTCCTGATCGTGGGTCACATACAGGGCCGTGGTGCCGTTGGCGCGCTGAAGCTCTCGGATTTCCACGCGCATATCAACGCGCAGCTTGGCGTCGAGGTTTGACAGAGGTTCATCAAACATCAGAAGCGGCG
Proteins encoded:
- a CDS encoding M20/M25/M40 family metallo-hydrolase, with protein sequence MNDLQAVLDHADAHMDDSLERLFELIRIPSVSTVDAHADDCKAAAVWLTDQLSELGFDASVRATDGHPMVVGHNKGADGPHVLFYGHYDVQPVDPLDLWNTDPFEPTLVPAPDGDTHITGRGASDDKGQLLTFVEACRAWKAVTGRLPIKVSMLFEGEEESGSKSLGPFLEATKEELRADVMMVCDTDMWDRETPAITTMLRGMVGEEFTITTADRDLHSGMFGNAARNALQVASDALSSLRTADGGVAIEGFYDGVQDLAPEIRAQWQSLPFDQEGFLGDVGLSIPAGESAYSIMEQVWARPSCEIHGVIGGYTDPGFKTVIPAQATAKVSFRLVAGQDPFRIRDTFRDHIRAHVPADCSVEFTSHGASPALSLPLDSPYLAATRDALGQEWNTEAALAGTGGSIPIVGEFKRQLGMDTLLVGFARFDNRIHSPNEKYDLSSFKGGIRSFIRVLAALSEVETA
- a CDS encoding amidohydrolase; amino-acid sequence: MKTLLTNAWIIAVDAAMTEHPRGWLLIEDGKIAALGDGTPPDAPGAEVRDMGGDIVMPGMVNPHCHMAMSLFRGLGEDVDDRLFRYMLPLERKFVSPQMVRAGSALSALEMIMGGVTCVADMYYHETEVADVIGASGMRGVVGQTLADFDPPDHRDFDEGFALCDALADHCADMPLVTASIAPHAPYSTGMAVLERVVDWHEAHPETRIQIHLAETEPEAAWAMKTHGKSTTAVCEQAGLLKPGTIAAHCLLVDDADIATLARTGTRVAHNARSNGKAGRGMARVDDMRRAGIPVGIATDGPMSGNTLDLFSQFGVVSIFAKVLGGSRKPLPTRDVIRMATLEGAQVLGLDDVTGSLEVGKQADLIRVDLSAPRMQPIYDPYSVLVFATKPDDVRDVMVAGNWLMRDRLVETLEPAAVLADANQVAGQFRSEIAAIDAARAAKE
- a CDS encoding ABC transporter ATP-binding protein, whose translation is MTLPLSIDNITAHYGKTKVLEDLSLNVGDGELVSLLGASGCGKTTTLRLVAGFMQPTSGAIRLGDKDLTKLPAHGRDIGLVFQSYALFPHLSVMQNVAFGLKQRKLPSAEQRTRAMQMLDRVGLSHLADRLPGELSGGQKQRVALARALVIEPPLLMFDEPLSNLDAKLRVDMRVEIRELQRANGTTALYVTHDQEEAFSISDRVAIMNQGRIMQLDTPETLYQRPANSFVARFVGFENLIELKVQSRDGEMVTAVANDGTTLSLSQDRLGAIPDAFILATRPDGLTVTKAEGAEGLPATLGLRTYLGRAYQYQCAFAGTQLLANGSLATPFEPGTGAVLVPNPDQCAILQPE